The Gadus macrocephalus chromosome 1, ASM3116895v1 DNA window GAATACCAAATTCACGAGTGCAGCGGCTGCtgccacacacaccactgaacaGCCCCATTCATCACGTTTGCAAAACGTCGTCCAGGGGTACGTTCCTAAAGGCCGTGTCACAGCGAGGAACACGGCGTGTCCTCGCGTCCACtgcgcgccccccccccgctcccttgTTGGTGGGGGGcgcggcgaggggggggggaggcggcgtGCCCGGCTAagcccgggaggggggggggggcctgtatACCTTGTACTTGCGGAAGGCCGTCTGCACCAGACGGGCGGCCTCGTACAGCTCCCGCTGCTCCGGGTCGGACAGCGTCAGCTGGGCCAGGTCCCGCTCCACCTTGCTGTTGGAGGCGTTGATGAACTCGCTCCAGTCGGCCGGGGAGGGCAGGCCGGGCCGCTCCAGGGAGCCCTCCCGCGGCGGGGACCCCCCCGGGCTCAGGCCCGGGTTGGAGGACGGGCCGAGGGGCTCGTTGTACAGcgacctgaggggggggggacacgggggGACGGTGACACTGCGGTCCCATCACATGGTGTGGGGGTGGgccgtgtgtgggggggtttatgtgtttgtactttgtgttgtgttggtttgcTTTTTAAAGGGTATTGATATTCATTAAGTGTCCGTGACACATTTCCTTCGGGACAATAAAGACAATATATCTCATCTCACGTATCTAATTCATTTAGACGGCCTTATCTGTCACCAATACTACTGTTGAGTCACTTGGTACACACTTTTACCCACAGAACCTTACAGTGAAATAAGATATGGccaataaatatttaaaaaagacatttgatggtggatgctggtaTCTGAAGCACTTAGAACAATTACAAAGTGAACacattgtttgcatgtgtggtcctattgggaatcgaaccctaGCCCACGTATCGTAATCCAATGATGCACCAGTTGAGCTAGACGGGATGATcaatttgttttgtgtactcATGGACAATTGAAAAGGcttattctctcacacacacacacacacacacacacacgcacaaacaagcacactcacaaacacacacacacacacacacacacacacatacacacagacacaaccacacacacacaaacgcaaccacacacacacacacacacacacacacacacacacacacacacacacacacacacacacacacacacacacacacacacacacacacacacacacacacacacacacacacacacacacacacacacagtgctggcTCACCGTAGGTGGATGATGCTGGGTAGCTGCTCCACGTCTCCCAGGTAGTTTGCCAGCCAGCTCATGGTGTTGCTGACCCCCGTGGTGTCCAGGGGAACCGAGTCCCCCGCGCTGAAGTTCTCCCTCTTGATGCGGTCCGGGGTGGCCTCGATGATGTGCTCGGCCAGGGACATCATGTTCAcctggggggccggggagaGCACAGAGTCACATGGGGGCCTCCACACCGTCTGCTCGGGGatattggatgtttatgcaggGCTCAGGACTGCCACCATTTATCATGTGGATGCAGGGTAATAGTTTCCTAGGTCGCGTCGGTGCCAGCAAAATaaagttatatatatacattatatatatatatatatatatatatacaaggtTCTCCCTGTTATTCTTTCGAATAGGGTTGTCGCGACAAAGGCTTTTCTTTGCAATATCACGTAGGCGCTTTATGGAGGAAGTCAGTAGTTTCGGGCTCCACTCCTGGTCCGGGTCTGACTCTTTAGCGCTTCAATGTAAAGCAGGCCGCACGTCAGGCGAGCCACGGAGCTCCGTGTGCGGCAGCGCCGTGCAGTAAAAGAACATTACACGTCGGAAGATTCGATTTAGCTCTTGTTCTGTGTTCAATAACACGAGTGGTAATGGACGGCGCTGTGATGCACGAAAACTGGGATGTGAGCAAAAGGTTGTGTTCAGTGGCAGAAGTCATAACGGCTGTATGGCGACGCCGGTGTACTCTGTTTGGAAACGACTCCCGCTTAAGGACACACTGCGATCATAGAACCAAAACAAATTGTGCAATAGTGCAACGTTTCAGTGAAATGGCACCGCAGTACTATCGCTATTGAAGAATGCGCTATTCTGGAGGACCAAAAACAAATCCTAAATGGAGGGCATTACCCAAGTAGCAGCCTTTTATTATAAGTATGCATTTGATATAGGAAGAGGAGCGCTAAATGTTGGTTTGTGAGGAAAAAGATGTCGAGACGCTGGTGGTAAAAATATGAAAAGACCCTCTTTGCAATAAACACATTTTACAACTTCTTTAACGTGAGTGAATGTGTACAGATGAAGGAAGACTAATGGATAGTACGAGACCAAGGACATTTTCTGATCTAATAAAGGAGTGTGACCAAATGAAAAAGTAAGTGGCGCCAACACCACCAGTAGAATGAGTGGGTCTAGAGCCCTGATATGGAACTGTTCCAGAGCTCTCAACGAGGCATCTTGATAAAATAAAGGTTATAAAGATATATCAAGGGTCTGTTTCTTTTAGACACAAGAGATACTCTAAAGTCAGTGTCATTCAGAGAAACGCTGTACAATTTTGAACAGCAAGAAGAATTACTGATTTGTTTTAAAGTGTGTGAAATGTGTAACAttgcacacacttttaaggCACAAGCTCATTAATTAAAATAACCTGGGCATATCTGTAGCGAATGCTGATCGAAAGTGAATTAAATAATGTTATCagtaaaatcccgtttctcacTCTTTGTTTTCCAGAATCGTACTATCAACActcaacccctcccactcatgcACAGCTGCAATGATAAGAGTGGAGATAACCCTATACATGAGTTTTTGAATGCTGAAAGGCTCCTGCCTGCTACCTGGGAGGGGCTCAACATCACTCATTCTGACTTCaaacagttgttgttgttttggcatCCATAATTAATCACGCTAATTAATTACCTTTTGGGAGGGATTGACCTGAACCTCAACACAGAGAATGAAGCTAATATCGTTTTTCGGTAGAACTCCCAAAACGGCATTTCAGTTGCTCCAGTCAAGCGGtgagatggagatggatggcGAGAGAATTCCTTGGCTACAGCAGTGGATCAATGCGGGGAAGTTTATTGAGCAAGAAGAGTAGAGGTCAACGGCGTGCCAGCTCGGCCTGATGGGAGTctatttatgtttatgtttgtcgGTTTTCCCTCATGCTGGGTAAAGAGCAGCAGGCCTGCTTCCGCTGTCAACTCGGCTAAATCTCACGGAGAGCCTCTACGGTGACAGACTAGATCAATGTGGAGACTTCCAAAAGGCCCACTGATTCATTCCACACAGGACACGAGCCCGCAAGCAAACCAGCGCTAGTCGTACATGATCACCCGAACGGCGTGTGTCATTCTAATGACATCTGTAGGACACCGGTGATTTAAAGTCCTCCCATAAAACATGAAGACACATCTCTTGCCGCTGTAAAACCGACGGGGGTCAAACCCATCTGCCCTTGGTAGTGCTAACTCTGCACTCATCCTGTTAAGTGTTCCTATAAAAGCCCACAACACCGTAATCATCACAGTGTGGTGGGCTCCTATGGTGTGCTGGTGTCATGCTTCTGTCCTGACCTGGAGGTTGTCCATCTGCGTGAGGCAGTCCTGGCTCTCCAGGTCCTCCCTGTAGGACAGCAGCTCCGTGTCCACCATCTCCCGATCGGCCATGGCCAGCATGCCCAGCTGCTCCCTCTGGCGTAGCCGGCCGGCCAGCTTCTCCTTGCCCAGCCCACCGCTCCCGCCGACCCCCGACCCCTTCCTGCCCGGGCCGCTGTTGGAGAAGCCGCTCTCCCTGCCGGAGCTCCACCGGGCCGTCCCGGCGCCGCCTGCCCCGGACAGGCCCTCCGACGACAGGCTCTTGGGGCTGGAGGAGAGCttgtgcagctgctgctgctccaggctCAGCGGCACCGACAGGGCCTTGTCGGGCCGCGCCTGGAACAGCTCCGGGTTGGGTTTGTGTTTCTTGGCCTGCGGgaggtctctctggctctcgctGCTGTAGTAGTTGGAGGGCTCGGACCTCGGCCTCCGCAGGTCTGCAGGGGACACACAACATGTCTTAGAGGAGGCATGGATAACGTATCTTTCTCCCAGCGCAACCCCAATTAAATCTGTAGAGTGTTctaatagggcttgtacatgtCGAATGCACTCAGGATGTTTGTTGGCGCTACTCTAATCCTAAATCAATGGGATGCACCGTAACCTAGGCTAATGAAAACGTTGTTCCGCCAGGTCTCGCATGAGAGACGCTGTGTAAGTTACACACACAATGCCTCCCTATAATGACTAATCATTTCACgattaattactaaacaatgaccaagACCCATTACTGCCAACGTTATAATTAACATTCAAATCCTCCTGTCGAAAGTGTGGAGCGAGCCTTATCCCTTGTAACCAGGCGTCCGACCGCAGGGCTCCTGACCTAGATTGGGGTTGgcgttgctggtggtggtggtggcgccgccaccgccgccgcctttGGCGCCGCCCGATGTGACCAAGCCCTCGTTGGCCCAGCTGACCATCCAGCtgtcggtggtggggggggcgtcCGGggccgaggagaaggacatgcgcgtggtggggggcaggggggccggCGGCTGCTGCTCCCTCTGGAGCTGCTCCAGGCACTCGGCCAGCTTGGTGTGTCCGCGGGAGCGGGCGATGGACAGGGGCAGGCGGCCCAGGGAGTCCGGGATGGCCAGGGCTCGCCGGTCCCACTTGTACAggaccaccgccgcctccaggtgACCCAGAGCACAGGCCCACATCTGTGGGGGgcaaggagaggagcaggaaggtcaagagagagagagagagagagagagagagagagagaggaggagtaatGCTGACTGTGGGTGATCTTAATGGCCCCGCTGCCTACCGCTGCCCCCCTCTCTAATAACATGCCGGTAATGCGGCTGCACCTCCTGTTGCTGCTGTTTAAAATGCCTATTAATAAGGCTTTAAATGCAAGGCTGGAAGAGTTCTTACTAAGGGCGTGCAGGAGAAGTGGTCCACGTTGAGGGGGTCAACCTCCAGCTCCAAGTCGATGCTGTCAGAGTGCTTGGTGCTGGTTTGAAGAGAAGCAGAAGAACAAGGTGTCAATCTCACAGCTCTCTGCACACAATCCGAATGCCGGCAGACATCTGCTACGCCCGTGCAACGAGGCTGTGCGGGGGTGAGTGAAGCCCCTCCTTCGTACCGCCACTTGATGAGCGTCTGGATGAGGGTGGCGTAGCCCTGGCCGGCGGCCAGGTGCAGCAGCGTCATGCCGCGGAACGTCTTGGAGTGGATGAGGTGTTTGGACTTGGCCCAGCAGGCCCTGCTCATCATCTTCTCGCAGACCACCACCACACGGCTCTCGAAGGAGCTGCTGGCCTGGCCCGAGCCCGACACGCActgaacacacaacaacaacaacagcaacaacaacaacagtgagGAGGCCATTGATTTTTGATGTGAGCGGATGTGGGTAAATTGATGAATAATGTAACCAGTATTGAACTAACATCTAGAATGTACTTTGTCGTGACTAAATAGGCTAGATAAATTCTTCACTCTAATCTGGGATCCAGAAGTCCAACTATGTTATAGAAGAACATCTGTGGGAACGGTACAGAGCCTTGTTTCCTACAACAAAATATTCTAAATGACATAATTTAGGTAACATCTGATTTGTGAGAGTGCCTTCAACCCGAGTACACCTACAGTATGTGCATCGTGTCAGCAGGAGAGGGGCATTGACCTCCAAGGTTCCTCCAGAGGTTTTCTGAAGGCCCATTTGAAGGGGggtttatttacattttgtcaTGGTTACCTGCTGTGACTGGCTGCTGTTGCCTCCGCCTCCACTGCCCCCGCCTCCGCCGACACCACTTCCTGCCCCGCCTGTCCCGGGCCCTGCCCCGCCGGCCCCGCTGCCCTGCTGCTGGCTGGCCATCTCGgccatcctcctctccatctgctCCAAGCGCTCCAGGATGGACATTCTGAACTGGTTGTCTGGCggtgaataaaaataaaaatacacatcAGCATCCAGGAGGCATCCGGAGAGAATCAACCACACACTGAGCTTTGCTGAAACCAGCACAAATAATACCACATCCTGACAAGATAAACGACCTGATATCGAGTGCTGTCAGCCACACCACATGTGGTGAAAACGCCGTCAAAGTTTGCCGTCGCAGACAAAGCCGGCCTTAAAACGGGGAGATGTGTGAAACACAATTTCAGAGCATGCACCACAAATTCCCCCATGGATCTCTCTGATGATGTGAAGTTAATTTTCCACTTTCCGCTGGAAGGCACAAGAAAAAAGAACGTCTTTGAAATAATCATTATTAATCTCCCGAGAACGCCAGTGATAACAATAACATCAATCATTAACTCCATCAAAACAATCGGCTTTGCTAAAATAACCTTTCGAGTCCATCAATCATCCACTAATGGCTCCCAGTGCAGAGCTTCAGCCTCCATCTCTGCTCCACCACTCCATCACCCCCGCCGCAGCACACTAACACAGCCCGGCGCGATCGGCCGCTGGAAGGAAGGCGAGGAGAGGGGTATCCACCCCTTTCAAACGGGCCTTCAGAAAACCTCTAGAGGAACCTTGGAGATGAATGCCCCTCTCCTGCTGATGAAGTATAGCCCATTATGGCCAGGCCCTGACGTCCCACCTGCCCACCCACCCATCACTTCCTTCCTTCCAACGTCCACGCAATGTATATGATAAGTGGGTCGAGAGGCCGACTGTACAAAATCAATCCGTCTTTCCAAAGTCCTTGACAGTAGCagccctcctgctcctcctgctcctcctcctctgaggaggtcctggaggtgTTGCAATGCTGGATGCCAGAGTGTTATCAATGCTCTGCACTTGGCTTGTGTCATGGATCAGAATTCCGCCATGAACTTTTGGGACTAAGAATTTGCTGACATTATTatacacaaagcacacattGTGGGAATATGGAGCTAAATACGTGGCATGAGGCACTTGAGGGCACTCAAAACTGATTTGATCCGCTTGAAACACTGCAGTCTGACCTTCTGCCCTCACCCTGTAGACGGATCTAATGCTGGTGGGCCGGGCAGACCACCAGACCACACATCCAAGACGTGCATATTAGCGCAAGACAATCGCACGGGAACATgtcgtcaaacacacacacacacacacacacacacacacacacacacacacacacacacacacacacacacacacacacacacacacacacacacacacacacacaaatgtgttgaGGTCAGTAATACACACTTATTCAATTTAATAtgaatacacacagacgcaggcgGGTGAAGACACATAAACACGTGCTTACACGTACACTtaagcacgcacacaggcacaaatgCATAGACACAAACGTGTTGAGGTCAGTGATACCCACATATTCAAGCATATATtggacacatacacgcacacagtacACTGTACTGTACACCGTGCACAGACATGGGCTGGGCACAGAGAGCCCACTGCAGCAGGGAGTGCAGAAGACCGCATTAGCATTCCCCATTTAGCCAACGTGGGGCCGTTTCTGTGGCAACCTGCTGCCGAGCGGTAACTAGGCGACAGcaacatgcctgtgtgtgtgtgtgtgtgtgtgtgtgtgtgtgtgtgtgtgtgtgtgtgtgtgtgtgtgtgtgtgtatggtctgCCAGCGTGCTATTGGCTTATTGATGAATGGGAGGAGAGGGACTCTAAGCACCGGCACAAACTGGGTAGAGAAAGGCAAACAATATGGAGTCCATAAATCTTTTTGCTGCGCCGTATGAGCACTTGGCAACTTCtgacacctcccccccccccccggtgctgATACGGTAGGCGGGGACCTAATTACCCTAGGTTAGGCAGGGTTAGCCTCTGTAGGGAGCTTAGTTCCTGCCCAGGCTCCTCTATAGGAAGGAGGTCAAGGAGCTGCCATTGTTGGCCAGCAGAACATACCCTCTGACATGGCAAGTCAAGGAGAGTTAGAGTGACAGCGAATGGTAACGAGGACACACGTGAAGGTGGGGTGCCCTTCATGGACTCCTCTTCCCCAGGGTTCAAGGGGACTTTGGGGGGGATCTCTGTCTTTGCTTTTATGGCCGAGTGAAAGATCCCTGCAGTATGGCTGCAGTAACCTCCACCCCGGTCACCATAGTGGCTGACGAGGTGAAGGGTATGTTagctgggggaaggggggaggtcaTGGCCCCTGCACTCCTGTGTTGGCTAAAGCGGCTGCTCGTGATCGGTGGGGGAGAGAAAATGCGCATGTTtttgaggaggagtgggagagagagaaagggagagagagagagagagagctagagagagatcgagagaaaGAGCtagacagagggaaagagagagagggagagagagagagagagagagagagagagagagagagagagagagagagagagagagagagagagagagagagagagagagggagaggaaaagagctagagagagatagcaagacaGATatagggagaaagggagagctaGATAGAatgagaaagcaagagagacagagggagagctagatagagagagaaagcaagagagacagagggagagagggaacactagagagagagagagagagagagagagagagagagagagagagagagagagagagagagacctagcaagagagagacctagagagCCAAATAGCGACGAGGAACGAGATGGTATTTAGCAGCAGGCCGACATGTCTTTGTTCAGACCCGCTGCTGCAGTGTGCTGCAGTGCAGATGATGTCATCGCCACCTGCTGCCGGCTGCTTCCAATGCGATGCACGTCTActgcagagggagggggaggggggaggatgccTGGGGGTGGGCAGGAGGTTGGactggggacgggggggaggtggggggaagCAAGCAGCCAAACAGAAGTACAATAACAATGTGACGTGCCGACAGCCCTCCCTCTATCCCCCCCTTTCCCTCTTCACTCCgttgtgacagtgtgtgtatgtgagtgcgtgtgtgagagagcgtctgtatgtgcatatgtgtgtgtttgtatgtgtcaggtgtgtgtctgggtgtgtggttaggtgtgtgtgtgagtgtgcatatgtgtgtgtatgtgtgtgtgtgtgtgtgtgtgtgtgtgtgtgtgtgtgtgtgtgtgtgtgtgtgtgtgtgtgtgtgtgtgtgtgtgtgtgtgtgtgtgtgtgtgtgtgtgtgtgtgtgtgtttgcaaacgTGCACAGTCGACTATGTGGCCAATCACACATCTAGGACAGGCAGTGGCTAACAGAAAGGCTGATGAGATCGCATGACCAGATTAGTGGAAAGGACCTGATCCATGGCCGTGGACCCGCTGGTAATGAGCAGGTGTCGGCCACGGACACAGGGCCTGTTTCTGCCTCATCACGGGTCACGCTCTCCAGCAGATCATGGCTGCCTGCCAGTGTGCACTGACAGCAACAGTTGATCATGATACCATTACTGCGGACTTGACCGGGGCCCGGGTATAAGTTTatcttttcactttatttaaaACATCCTCTTCGCGTGACGGAGGCTCACATTTCTGTTTTGGAAATGCGGTCTGCCTGTTGTGAAAGTGCATCCGCTATTAAAATCTGAAATTGGGGGAGACATCCCATTTACTTATCAAGTTAGGGTAATTTACCGGATGGAGGACTCAGCAAAGTAAAGAGTGCATTGCAATTTACACGTCGTGCAAAAAGTGCTGTACTGCACGTTTCCGGAGTCTCCCATTGACTCATTTCAGTCTGGTAATGAGaatgacagactgacagatTGCAGAGCAGTTGACAAATGACACAGAGGATGCTGCTACAACTAACAAAAGGTATGTGACAATTGCTTGAAGACATCAAGAAACTGTATGCATAACTAGTGTGGAAAAGGGAGATTCTGAGATTTGTTGAGCTCGgatttataatacatttcttGTATTGAGCCATTGGCTTCATGAAAGACAGGCTTGAGCATCTGCAGTCATCCAGGGACATGCAAGATCGACGATCCAGACAAGTAACAAAACTGAGTCAAAAGTTGTCTGAAGAGTGATGAGGTCAACCTcagagtatttttttttatctctgcaGAGCTATACTGGCCAGATCCAAATGAATAAAACAGGGACTAATCCGGTTTATAAAACCCTCATGAAGCCACACTGTTGCTTCTCCTCAGGTATGGGCCCATCTGTCAGGGAGGCTGGTGCATGTGAGGCGTGTTAGGTCTACACACCcagagcccccccgccccccccccccggggctgtCTCCTCTGTGATCCAGAATGGCAGCTCCTCGCAGGGCTTTCGGTGCCATCTGGTGTGCTCTTTGAGCGGGGGTCGCCTGGGGAGCGGGGCTATATAACTGACATTCTGGAGACTCCTCCTTCACCCCAATCGCCGCGATCTGATGCCCGCCTCGCCGCTCGATAGCGTTGGCTCTGATTGAAAACAGAGGGGACGGATTGAGGGCCGAAGGCCGTTTATTTCCCACTGCcaataaaacaacagtggtgcTTACGgcccagggggggagagagagggagtaccAAATATATCAGACcggctctctccttctcctgtaAACAGGGAGGCCTAGCCAGGAAGGACTGAGGCGgggatgagagggggaggaacaggACAAGACAGTGCAGAAGAGGAacggggtgggggttgggaaCAAGAGATGACAATAGGTGGAGCGTCTGAGAGAGTGACTGCCGGCTTGAGGACGGATCGTTTGTCCTGCAGACGACAGGGAGTGAGTGCTCGTGTCCTGTTCATCCTTCACAGTCACCCGCCCCGGACACACGGCCCCCCTCATTAGACAGCTTCCACTGACTCTGAGGAGCGCTCGTAAAGACTTGATAAACCACGcgccagacacacatacacacacacacacacacacacacaaacacacacgtgtaaaCACGTATACATGTCATGCACACACTTCATCATCTTTGGATGAGTCACGAGACATTTATGAAGACAAAGCACCTTCAGGCAGGTAAGAGACCACCTATTTAGAGTTTGTTAGCTTTCTGTTTCCACAGTGCATTTACGGATCCCGCGTCAGACACGTGCATCGTGGGGCTAATTAGCTACAGGTATGTATTTACCTCAGGTGTCTTTCTTTCCACCTCACTGTGTCGTTTGTTTCCACCTGCTTTTTTTTCTTACTCAAGAGTCGCTCAAGTATCTCCTCATGCTGTCAACCAGGACAGCCTGATACATGCACCAATAAAAAAGCTGTGAAGAACATTGGGAAAACCATAAATATCAGGGGACATTGTTTAAGCTTGGGGGTGGGGCCTTGTTCTCTCGTCCTCAAGCGATAGGTCATAGGCCCCCTGCTGGTTTGTATGTTCTCAGTTAAAAGGCTTATCCGGTCTCTCCGTAATGAAATGGCTCATGGCTTATTCATGCGCCACCGGTGAACTTCTGGCAGCCTGTGGGCGGACACCTTTAATCCCtgcttctcaacctgtgcttgTGTCCACGCCAATCAACCTCACCACCGGACCTCATTATCGCCAGGCAGCCAATCAACTGCTCACATGTAGGCCAGTGTAAAAAGCTGTGGGGCGGCTTCCCTCTGGCTCTCAGTGTGAGTTGAGTGACAGGCGCTGGTAGACCTGAGCGTTGAGGGGTAGGAGCCAAGCTGCCTGGCAGCAGCCTGTACGGCTGGGGTCCTGGGGCTGTCTGTGATCAAAGACTGCTCTTCAGTTAGACATATCGTAATGAGCTTGGTCTTTTCTCCCTCCTGACAGTTAACTGGATGTATAACGTTATCGAAGAGAAGATAAATTCTTAAAGTAGAAGAGCTCTTAGAATTTTGCTGAACTGAAACTTTGCAAAGCAGCCTGGTCATCAAAAGGACGTGGCAAAGCGACCAAGTgaccaagaaaataaaaatcgtCCTGCTTCCCCTAATTtgtaaaatgaatgaattactTTATATCGAAAGAACAATATTAGACATAAGTAGCTACCTGAGATAATTACACTGATTGCAAAATCTCCCGGCAAAGATTCATTAATCAGCAGGAAAACCTCTCAGTACTGgtgtaaacatttttatttcAAGGTGATCTCTAATAAAATCAAAACCAATTAAGCATAGCTGACGCACGCCTCACTCGTCTGCTTCGCCTGGCCCACACATTCAGTGAGCAACAAGTGAGTCAAATAATGTGTGAAACAATACTATGTGTTATAGTATAGAACCGTAGTAGAGGACTACTTCTATTCTGTGTTCCCACAGCGTAGAATGATATTGTTACTTTACG harbors:
- the camta1a gene encoding calmodulin-binding transcription activator 1 isoform X5, giving the protein MSILERLEQMERRMAEMASQQQGSGAGGAGPGTGGAGSGVGGGGGSGGGGNSSQSQQCVSGSGQASSSFESRVVVVCEKMMSRACWAKSKHLIHSKTFRGMTLLHLAAGQGYATLIQTLIKWRTKHSDSIDLELEVDPLNVDHFSCTPLMWACALGHLEAAVVLYKWDRRALAIPDSLGRLPLSIARSRGHTKLAECLEQLQREQQPPAPLPPTTRMSFSSAPDAPPTTDSWMVSWANEGLVTSGGAKGGGGGGATTTTSNANPNLDLRRPRSEPSNYYSSESQRDLPQAKKHKPNPELFQARPDKALSVPLSLEQQQLHKLSSSPKSLSSEGLSGAGGAGTARWSSGRESGFSNSGPGRKGSGVGGSGGLGKEKLAGRLRQREQLGMLAMADREMVDTELLSYREDLESQDCLTQMDNLQVNMMSLAEHIIEATPDRIKRENFSAGDSVPLDTTGVSNTMSWLANYLGDVEQLPSIIHLRSLYNEPLGPSSNPGLSPGGSPPREGSLERPGLPSPADWSEFINASNSKVERDLAQLTLSDPEQRELYEAARLVQTAFRKYKGRPLREQQEVAAAVIQRCYKKYKQLTWIALKYALYKKMTQAAILIQSKFRSYHEQKKFQQSRRAAVLIQQCYRSYRESGRLGPHRHGPAAAALVQHKLRSSLLTKRQDQAARKIMRFLRRCRHSPLMDHRLFKRSERIEKGQGT
- the camta1a gene encoding calmodulin-binding transcription activator 1 isoform X1 translates to MENDIEDNQFRMSILERLEQMERRMAEMASQQQGSGAGGAGPGTGGAGSGVGGGGGSGGGGNSSQSQQCVSGSGQASSSFESRVVVVCEKMMSRACWAKSKHLIHSKTFRGMTLLHLAAGQGYATLIQTLIKWRTKHSDSIDLELEVDPLNVDHFSCTPLMWACALGHLEAAVVLYKWDRRALAIPDSLGRLPLSIARSRGHTKLAECLEQLQREQQPPAPLPPTTRMSFSSAPDAPPTTDSWMVSWANEGLVTSGGAKGGGGGGATTTTSNANPNLDLRRPRSEPSNYYSSESQRDLPQAKKHKPNPELFQARPDKALSVPLSLEQQQLHKLSSSPKSLSSEGLSGAGGAGTARWSSGRESGFSNSGPGRKGSGVGGSGGLGKEKLAGRLRQREQLGMLAMADREMVDTELLSYREDLESQDCLTQMDNLQVNMMSLAEHIIEATPDRIKRENFSAGDSVPLDTTGVSNTMSWLANYLGDVEQLPSIIHLRSLYNEPLGPSSNPGLSPGGSPPREGSLERPGLPSPADWSEFINASNSKVERDLAQLTLSDPEQRELYEAARLVQTAFRKYKGRPLREQQEVAAAVIQRCYKKYKQLTWIALKYALYKKMTQAAILIQSKFRSYHEQKKFQQSRRAAVLIQQCYRSYRESGRLGPHRHGPAAAALVQHKLRSSLLTKRQDQAARKIMRFLRRCRHSPLMDHRLFKRSERIEKGQGT